A single genomic interval of Panthera tigris isolate Pti1 chromosome E1 unlocalized genomic scaffold, P.tigris_Pti1_mat1.1 chrE1_random_Un_scaffold_69, whole genome shotgun sequence harbors:
- the LOC122236281 gene encoding titin-like isoform X1: MLAPPKELTETLVPFLDTDSFGELPPGPDEDLNDQLTQHQRLPEVVPVPGWDQNQTIAPPPHLKSKTKTVGLDQAEDHQSFEILVPSLDSQSSKPTKFIVSPLNLKKDLAQHRRLAKVVGTPNQFANKEHLQQQLQDDYLDSNMGLLYPEENLPMGFPGGPDQLPNFSEEAEIPPPLQKTPNHLESPEEAESFLPQGEAQAQHPEPSEETETSLLEQEAPSQRPESLKDGNSANPQEAPAEPSSTPEEVEPSSVQQEASAHPTEAPEEVEPSPTPQEAPAQPPEPSKDIISQLLAHHEVNVLSPSQSEAQKPSFPNVTVKPLDLTITLTQPAEHPEEAGPTPVQQEAPAQPAERLEEVEPTPVQQEAPTLVPEFPIEYLTQLAVSDEVTSLPLGQYPDYLMFPRVIGKPLDVEFTTTPGPDKGVESSIAQQEAPPQPLEHTEEAELSLTQQETSGKPPEEVEPSSEQETPGQPSEPPGVIDPSLRQQETPAQPSVPPEEGKPSLSKQEPPAQLPDRFGEAELSPTQEEALAQLAELLNEAESSTQQETPAQSPGEIESSATLQEQPAQPPELPSREVEPSPTQQEHPAQPLWHHKMTVSPPGHYHDQHLNLPNVSVKPPDVQLTMTAEPTTEVGPSPVRHETIAQPSVPLNVEPFETQHEAPTLPPQSPEVESLPVQQETPTQSPESTTQEKLPTQQETPVQYPEYPGEVEPSTTQQEALAQQSQAPEEGESSSTQEEAPTQLPEAQEEGEPSPLQEEGQGQHPQASEGSEPPTTQEEAPVQHPQTPEEVEPSSTQQEAPAQYPQASEEGEPFPTQPETPTQYPEPLEGTEPSPAQSEATTQHPNPRGEVKPATYQEAPSQHPQTSEEINPSATQQEATAQHPEPSGEVEPSPTQQEAPAHSPEHQVVTVFPQGQNQAQLLLLPNVTVKPVDSSVTMTSESTNEVEASPLREEASAQSGVSPEQLEPSPIQQEVPHQHPAPPENVESSPVQHEVSTPPEDFPEEIELSPSQQESSALPQVPVASIEPSPIQQEVPAQQPKPNEGVESFPVQYEHPAQPPGSSTDVVAQSPVQHEVTFSPPGPGEDQHPVLPNITGKPVDLRIFLSPQATKEVKHLPVQQDVPAQSPIPPEKVEFAPAQSKHLSQSPESPEDESSPGQQEVLAQTPDPPKAVDPASGQQEAPAQSVVPQLAPAQPSEPPEKVEPSPVQQEVPAQPSEPPNEAESSPTPQEALVQSPVPQQAPAVSPEPPKEVEPSPTLQEAPAQPSEPPNEAESPTQQVAPAQFPVLQESPAISPEPPKEVEPSPTPQEPPAQPSEPGNEAESFPTQQGAPVVSPEPPKEVEPSTQQEAPPQPSDPPEKVEPSPVQQETLSLPLEPLKEIEPSLTQQEVQAQPSEAPEKVEPSPILQQSPTQPPEPSKEAETPPAQQEAPVQPPEPPEEVVAQPPVHNEVTVPPLGQEQAQHPNLPNVTVQPADLELTVTPEPTVEAEHSTIMQQTIAPPEDLEVTFPHSEHIQHPTLTKVTVKPLDPGLTITPESTTETEPSVTMQETPTQPPEPPKEVVQYPSQQEVTVPTPSKDQGQQPTLPSVTAHRVDLGLTITPEPTTEAEHSTPVKETTAPPPKDLEVTLAHPEQVQSQHPNLTEVTVPPMDLELTVTAGSSVETEPSPTMRDTPTQPPEPPKEVVVQYPFQQEVTVPTPSKDQGQHPASPIIPFRHVELTITPEPITEAEHSTTLKKTTTPPPKDPEVTLAHPKQVQSQHRNLTEVTVPPMDLEIPVSQQPESFETGFPPTTEHPVVHFVNYTSEKAYTTLTWQPEQNATTNLKICERCTCKEETLSCVGLSPQQRLRRVPVLEPDTYNGTFTILNFQGNSISHIDENVWKGYRWAEKLCHVILRGSCSVSGNALGGGEWTGPPGCHPVSLSVISFSPRQTAGRKQMILTNHQKVNSRLAASQRLRHSPLFIPLRRQFHISQRHKKGQSETVDIMEAAMALDGEGPEAACTELCVSCLSPGRPPSL; this comes from the coding sequence ATGTTGGCCCCGCCTAAGGAGTTGACCGAGACTTTGGTTCCATTCCTGGACACGGATTCGTTTGGAGAACTACCCCCAGGGCCAGATGAGGATCTGAATGACCAGCTAACCCAGCATCAAAGGCTCCCAGAGGTGGTTCCAGTGCCAGGTTGGGATCAGAATCAGACCATAGCTCCGCCTCCTCATCTCAAAAGTAAGACTAAAACTGTAGGTTTAGATCAGGCCGAAGATCACCAGTCATTTGAAATACTTGTTCCATCTCTGGATAGTCAGAGTTCAAAGCCAACAAAGTTTATTGTTTCACCCCTAAACCTGAAGAAAGATCTAGCTCAGCATCGAAGGCTTGCCAAAGTTGTTGGAACTCCAAACCAATTTGCAAATAAAGAGCACCTACAACAACAGCTGCAGGATGATTATTTAGATTCCAATATGGGTCTCCTGTATCCTGAGGAGAACCTACCTATGGGTTTCCCAGGGGGACCAGATCAACTTCCAAACTTCTCTGAGGAGGCTGAAATTCCTCCACCCTTGCAGAAGACCCCAAATCATCTAGAGTCCCCTGAGGAAGCTGAATCTTTTTTGCCCCAAGGGGAGGCTCAGGCTCAGCATCCAGAGCCCTCTGAAGAGACAGAAACATCTCTACTTGAGCAGGAGGCTCCATCTCAGCGTCCAGAGTCCCTTAAGGATGGAAATTCAGCAAACCCACAAGAAGCCCCAGCTGAGCCTTCAAGTACCCCTGAAGAGGTCGAACCTTCTTCAGTCCAGCAGGAAGCCTCAGCTCACCCTACAGAGGCCCCCGAGGAAGTGGAACCTTCTCCAACCCCCCAGGAGGCCCCTgctcagcctccagagccatCTAAGGACATCATATCTCAACTGTTAGCACATCATGAAGTAAATGTGCTATCTCCAAGTCAGAGTGAAGCTCAGAAGCCAAGCTTCCCCAATGTCACTGTTAAACCTCTGGATCTTACCATAACTCTAACTCAGCCTGCGGAGCACCCTGAGGAGGCTGGACCTACCCCAGTCCAGCAGGAGGCCCCTGCTCAGCCTGCAGAGCGCCTCGAGGAGGTTGAACCTACCCCAGTCCAGCAGGAGGCCCCAACTCTAGTTCCAGAGTTCCCTATCGAGTATTTAACTCAACTTGCAGTAAGTGATGAGGTGACATCTCTACCTCTAGGTCAGTATCCAGATTATTTAATGTTTCCCAGGGTTATAGGTAAGCCTTTAGATGTGGAATTTACCACAACTCCAGGGCCTGATAAAGGTGTTGAATCTTCTATAGCCCAGCAAGAGGCCCCACCTCAGCCTCTTGAACATACTGAGGAAGCAGAACTTTCTCTAACCCAGCAAGAGACCTCGGGTAAGCCTCCAGAGGAGGTTGAGCCTTCAAGTGAGCAGGAGACCCCAGGTCAGCCTTCCGAGCCTCCTGGGGTGATTGATCCTTCTCTAAGGCAGCAGGAGACCCCAGCTCAGCCTTCAGTGCCTCCTGAGGAAGGTAAGCCTTCTCTAAGCAAACAGGAACCCCCAGCTCAGCTTCCAGACCGTTTTGGAGAAGCTGAACTTTCTCCAACCCAGGAGGAGGCCTTAGCTCAGCTTGCAGAGCTCCTTAATGAGGCAGAATCTTCAACCCAGCAGGAGACTCCAGCTCAGTCTCCAGGGGAGATAGAATCTTCTGCAACCCTGCAAGAGCAACCagctcagcctccagagctgccTTCCAGGGAGGTGGAACCTTCTCCAACCCAGCAGGAGCACCCAGCTCAACCTCTATGGCATCATAAGATGACAGTTTCACCTCCAGGTCACTACCATGATCAACATTTAAACCTGCCCAATGTCAGTGTGAAACCTCCAGATGTGCAGCTTACCATGACTGCAGAACCCACTACAGAGGTGGGACCTTCTCCAGTTCGGCACGAGACTATAGCTCAGCCCTCAGTGCCTCTTAATGTGGAACCTTTTGAAACCCAGCATGAAGCCCCAACTCTGCCTCCACAGTCCCCTGAGGTTGAATCTTTGCCAGTTCAACAGGAGACTCCAACGCAATCTCCAGAATCTACCACACAGGAGAAACTTCCAACACAGCAGGAGACCCCAGTTCAGTATCCAGAATATCCTGGAGAAGTTGAACCTTCTACAACTCAGCAGGAGGCCCTAGCTCAGCAATCACAGGCCCCTGAGGAGGGTGAATCATCCTCAACCCAGGAGGAGGCCCCGACTCAGCTTCCAGAGGCCCAGGAAGAGGGTGAACCTTCCCCTCTCCAGGAGGAGGGCCAGGGTCAGCACCCACAGGCCTCCGAGGGGAGTGAACCACCTACAACCCAGGAGGAGGCCCCAGTTCAGCATCCACAGACCCCTGAGGAGGTTGAACCTTCTTCAACCCAGCAGGAGGCTCCAGCTCAGTATCCTCAGGCATCAGAGGAGGGTGAGCCTTTTCCAACCCAACCAGAGACCCCAACTCAGTATCCAGAGCCCCTTGAGGGGACTGAGCCTTCTCCAGCCCAGTCAGAGGCCACAACTCAGCATCCAAATCCCCGTGGGGAAGTTAAACCTGCAACCTATCAGGAGGCCCCAAGTCAGCATCCACAGACCTCTGAGGAAATTAACCCTTCTGCCACTCAACAGGAAGCCACAGCTCAACATCCAGAGCCTTCTGGTGAGGTTGAACCTTCTCCAACCCAACAGGAGGCCCCAGCTCACTCTCCAGAGCATCAGGTGGTAACAGTTTTTCCTCAAGGTCAGAATCAAGCTCAGCTCCTGCTGTTGCCTAATGTCACTGTTAAACCTGTGGATTCCTCAGTTACCATGACCTCAGAATCCACTAATGAGGTTGAAGCTTCTCCACTCCGAGAAGAGGCCTCAGCTCAGTCTGGAGTGTCCCCTGAGCAGTTGGAACCTTCTCCAATCCAGCAGGAGGTCCCACATCAGCATCCAGCGCCCCCTGAAAATGTGGAATCTTCTCCAGTCCAGCATGAAGTCTCAACTCCACCCGAAGATTTTCCTGAGGAAATTGAACTTTCTCCAAGCCAGCAGGAGAGCTCAGCTCTGCCTCAAGTGCCTGTTGCAAGTATAGAACCTTCTCCAATCCAGCAAGAGGTCCCAGCTCAGCAACCAAAGCCCAATGAGGGGGTCGAGTCTTTTCCAGTTCAGTATGAGCATCCAGCTCAGCCTCCAGGGTCCTCTACAGATGTTGTAGCTCAGTCTCCAGTACAGCATGAGGTGACATTCTCACCTCCAGGTCCAGGTGAAGATCAGCATCCAGTGTTGCCTAATATCACAGGTAAACCTGTGGATCTGAGGATTTTCCTAAGTCCCCAGGCAACTAAGGAGGTTAAACATCTTCCAGTGCAGCAGGATGTCCCTGCTCAATCTCCTATTCCCCCTGAGAAAGTTGAATTTGCTCCAGCTCAGTCCAAGCATCTTTCCCAGTCTCCAGAGTCCCCTGAAGATGAGTCTTCTCCAGGCCAACAAGAGGTCCTAGCTCAGACTCCAGACCCCCCTAAGGCTGTGGACCCTGCTTCAGGCCAACAGGAGGCCCCAGCTCAGTCTGTAGTCCCCCAGCTGGCCCCAGCTCAGCCTTCAGAGCCTCCTGAGAAGGTAGAACCATCTCCAGTTCAGCAGGAAGTCCCAGCTCAGCCTTCAGAGCCCCCTAATGAGGCAGAATCTTCTCCAACCCCGCAGGAGGCCCTGGTTCAGTCTCCTGTCCCCCAGCAGGCCCCAGCTGTATCTCCTGAGCCCCCTAAGGAGGTAGAACCTTCTCCCACACTGCAGGAGGCCCCAGCTCAGCCTTCAGAGCCCCCTAATGAGGCAGAGTCTCCAACCCAGCAGGTGGCCCCAGCTCAGTTTCCAGTCCTCCAGGAGTCCCCAGCTATATCCCCTGAGCCCCCTAAGGAGGTGGAACCTTCTCCCACACCTCAGGAGCCCCCAGCTCAGCCTTCAGAGCCCGGTAATGAGGCAGAATCTTTTCCaactcagcagggagccccagtTGTATCCCCTGAGCCCCCTAAGGAGGTAGAACCTTCCACACAGCAGGAGGCCCCACCTCAGCCTTCAGACCCTCCTGAGAAGGTGGAACCATCTCCAGTCCAGCAGGAAACCCTATCTCTACCTCTCGAGCCACTTAAGGAGATAGAACCTTCTCTAACACAACAGGAGGTACAAGCTCAGCCTTCAGAGGCCCCTGAGAAGGTAGAACCATCTCCAATTCTGCAGCAGTCTCCAACTCAACCTCCGGAGCCCTCTAAGGAGGCAGAAACTCCTCCAGCCCAGCAGGAGGCCCCAGTTCAGCCTCCAGAGCCACCTGAGGAGGTTGTAGCACAACCTCCAGTCCATAATGAGGTGACAGTTCCACCTCTAGGACAAGAGCAAGCTCAGCATCCAAACTTGCCCAATGTTACTGTTCAGCCTGCTGACCTGGAGCTTACTGTAACTCCAGAACCTACTGTGGAGGCTGAGCATTCTACAATCATGCAGCAGACTATAGCTCCTCCAGAGGACCTTGAGGTGACATTTCCACATTCAGAGCACATTCAGCATCCAACCTTAACTAAAGTCACAGTTAAACCTTTGGACCCAGGGCTTACCATAACTCCAGAATCCACTACAGAGACTGAACCTTCTGTAACCATGCAAGAGACCCCaacccagcctccagagccacctAAGGAGGTTGTTCAGTATCCGTCCCAACAGGAAGTGACAGTTCCTACTCCAAGTAAGGATCAAGGTCAGCAACCAACATTGCCCAGTGTCACAGCTCATCGTGTGGACTTGGGGCTTACCATAACTCCAGAACCTACTACAGAGGCTGAACATTCTACACCCGTGAAGGAGACTACAGCTCCTCCTCCAAAGGACCTTGAGGTGACACTTGCACATCCAGAGCAGGTTCAGAGTCAGCATCCAAACCTGACTGAAGTCACAGTTCCACCTATGGACCTGGAACTTACTGTAACTGCAGGATCCAGTGTGGAGACTGAACCTTCTCCAACCATGCGAGACACCCCAActcagcctccagagccaccTAAGGAGGTTGTAGTTCAATATCCATTCCAGCAGGAAGTGACAGTTCCAACTCCAAGTAAGGATCAAGGTCAGCATCCAGCATCACCCATCATCCCATTTCGTCATGTGGAGCTTACTATAACTCCAGAACCTATTACAGAGGCTGAACATTCGACAACCCTGAAGAAGACTACAACTCCTCCCCCAAAGGACCCTGAGGTGACACTTGCACATCCAAAACAGGTTCAGAGTCAACATCGAAACCTGACTGAAGTCACGGTTCCACCTATGGACCTAGAAATTCCTGTAAGTCAGCAACCAGAGTCATTTGAGACAGGTTTTCCTCCAACAACTGAACATCCTGTGGTGCATTTTGTAAACTATACCTCAGAAAAGGCATACACAACTTTAACTTGGCAACCAGAACAGAATGCCACCACAAACCTCAAAATATGTGAGCGCTGTACCTGCAAAGAGGAGACACTGTCGTGTGTTGGTCTCAGCCCACAGCAGAGGCTCCGCAGAGTGCCCGTGCTGGAGCCCGACACCTACAACGGCACCTTCACCATCTT